Proteins found in one Cataglyphis hispanica isolate Lineage 1 chromosome 15, ULB_Chis1_1.0, whole genome shotgun sequence genomic segment:
- the LOC126855105 gene encoding citron Rho-interacting kinase-like, whose product MKSFSQFENIQAETTEAMSKRSPYFEYKFPKQLDKFSKEKMELETKLDEKKKELQEKQMQRKIHELQDKVRELSQIESQLEEKTQRLQTSNKERDILEKELIATRSELAGIKRTLELERQERRELETRALGLIRDAKRKWENAEKDKIAQLNQHIAAQTMKITSLCTTNNEISLQLQKAECELQTANAELDKLRVFQTQYKESLAKTRELNRQSVQGVEIKLEEISARAHNQLADLRAKLDFEAAKNTDLETRLRNEQDSNHCRESRLNVALELVQNELKDCQEQLRTIQATLPARDAEIETLRKQLQERAKQLDDLKTSEQMLTSLQEQLERMNLENEQLKQQLEATKSDLNETMMNLEQSEALALNLEQAAQDKATLQKRLQDSLNKEEEQLRKVYNLEELLKRLEHSVTKLETENASLKELDQAQAITCAAITDTKHKDTSTKIIHWQEKVEKLEQQLQALREEMTAEKQRAKQAQLTLWKKEKELSDANLDKRIALRESKRAEDRNKILQEEKQKLQERLSNKTKEEEENLKKLLKELDIAKVSLNNITKEASGNKMQADSAQRALTQANHQIEELQSSSASLRRELDAARKQMRSNQERVDTLNAENRRLTQIVARHNGEKTELESKVAKLEQDIKGYELNIELLKETCTVLEEQLTDYERLTSDHETRENMLIQDKMKLQKDLEAAEIKIREARTAQNEEKTRRLAAERSVEQLESETSDIESERNSLITQRDQYKKLAQELSAQIKELTTKCGEMEYDLSEMGRALEAAKAESRVVKEESSEYLTRVHELKEANFGLMTDLQSSMDQCQELRSRIVELENVVEEMRQFYQEREVKAEGTRQQQTKLIDYLQLKLEECSKKKKTMCDKILGKQKENMPPIGTSMPVGYRELENQLAKERAKVKTLTDQLLIQKAKSTSISASAPTSPTAPAECESKRIKDVTETSNSFMKRLSPQSIGHNIPHRFNVGLPMRAGKCAACPKAIQFGRRAATCSKCQIMTHLECAVSVPVTCSLPNDFPNYYHKTLGDSNESLSSIGDSVQTLAIDQPDKPEEVISQSVTRCNENESSMEGWMKVPGRSKSCWERKYLKMEGSCLCIYEHQPCAGMTPINRLHLTENNGFNVFEMVQHPDVPGTAKSDIPFVFRIESNSATTCWPSSRLDIMALSQADKRNWLKALKAVTGQNSYAIPKYKKYHTMLRLEKHQLDLNCVVDLGVENALLLGAKEGLFSYCASKSQTLTTIRGVKQIHQLSLHHHLDLALMIAGEYRELVYCNLRLLKNNALAADCSKPAINTKSVLSTSDSCHLYQLQGEILCAATASHVILFKWKIEEDSGKFVGLRELETQEPCSCVTFTSNLLIIGCHKFFQIDLQTYSVDEFPEEDNSSIKAALTGAAKLGIFPVCVLNISNTHGTAELLLCYNEFGVFVDENGRRTRAVDPVWNHLPFAFAFCNPYLFIIHFSSVEIVKLDAEAYNLPDKSPERMLIELSSPRYLGTAGSKGIYVVTINSYLELLKIDGFSNMPMSNGSLTSLDTLAQEDESSSEFSFTSSLMEALDGQGKKVHFGGVHKY is encoded by the exons ATGAAGTCTTTTTCCCAATTTGAAAACATTCAAG ctgAAACTACAGAAGCTATGTCGAAACGATCACCGTACTTTGAATATAAGTTTCCTAAGCAATTGGACAAATTCTCCAAGGAGAAGATGGAGCTGGAAACAAAGCTGgatgagaaaaagaaggaactTCAAGAAAAACagatgcaaagaaaaatacatgaatTACAGGATAAAGTCAGAGAATTATCTCAAATAGAATCtcaattagaagaaaaaacacAAAGATTGCAAACATCCAACAAGGAGAGGGATATACTTGAGAAAGAATTGATCGCTACACGATCAGAACTAGCGGGGATTAAACGGACACTag AGTTAGAACGGCAGGAGAGAAGGGAGCTAGAGACTCGTGCTCTTGGATTAATAAGAGATGCAAAACGCAAATGGGAAAATgcggaaaaagataaaattgccCAATTAAACCAACATATTGCAGCACAAACTATGAAAATTACATCACTATGTACaactaataatgaaataagttTGCAACTACAAAAAGCAGAATGTGAACTGCAAACTGCAAATGCAGAATTGGATAAATTGCGCGTGTTTCAA acACAATATAAGGAGTCCTTAGCAAAAACACGGGAATTGAATAGACAAAGTGTTCAAGgtgttgaaattaaattagaagagaTATCTGCGCGTGCTCATAATCAGCTGGCCGATTTACGAGCGAAATTAGATTTTGAAGCAGCAAAGAATACAGATCTAGAGACTAGGTTACGTAATGAGCAAGATTCGAATCACTGTCGCGAGTCAAGATTAAATGTTGCCTTGGAACTTGttcaaaatgaattaaaagattGTCAAGAACAGTTGCGTACTATACAAGCTACGTTACCAGCAAGAGATGCTGAAATCGAAACTTTACGTAAACAACTACAAGAGAGAGCAAAACAGTTAGATGATCTGAAAACATCTGAACAAATGCTCACAAGTCTACAAGAACAATTAGAAAGAATGAATCTTGAAAACGAGCAGTTAAAACAGCAATTGGAA GCTACCAAGTCTGATCTAAATGAAACTATGATGAATTTGGAGCAAAGTGAGGCACTTGCTTTAAATTTGGAACAAGCAGCGCAAGATAAAGCTacattacaaaaaagattacaaGACTCTTTGAACAAAGAag AAGAACAATTGCGTAAGGTTTATAATttagaagaattattaaaacgttTGGAACACAGCGTTACAAAACTGGAAACAGAAAATGCTAGTCTTAAAGAGTTGGATCAGGCACAAGCTATAACTTGTGCAGCAATTACTGATACCAAACACAAAGATACAAGTACAAAGATTATTCATTGGCAAGAGAAAGTAGAGAAATTGGAACAACAACTTCAAGCTTTAAGAGAAGAAATGACAGCTGAAAAACAAAGAGCGAAACAAGCTCAATTGACTctatggaaaaaagaaaaagaattgtcaGATGCTAACTTAGATAAACGAATAGCTCTGAGAGAAAGTAAAAGAGCAGAGgatagaaacaaaatattgcaggaagaaaaacagaaattgCAAGAAAGATTAAGCAATAAAacaaaggaagaagaagaaaatcttaaaaaactATTGAAAGAATTAGATATTGCAAAAGTGTCACTGaacaatattacaaaagaaGCATCTGGAAATAAAATGCAGGCTGATTCAGCACAAagg gCTTTGACCCAAGCTAATCATCAGATTGAAGAACTTCAATCGTCGAGCGCGTCATTACGCAGAGAATTGGATGCGGCTCGTAAGCAAATGCGATCGAATCAAGAGCGAGTCGATACTCTGAACGCCGAGAATAGACGTTTGACGCAAATAGTTGCTAGACATAATGGAGAAAAGACTGAACTCGAGTCTAAAGTTGCCAAATTAGAGCAAGATATTAAAGgctatgaattaaatattgaactcTTAAAGGAGACTTGTACAGTCTTGGAGGAACAGTTAACGGACTATGAGAGATTAACGAGTGATCACGAAACGCGCGAGAATATGCTGATTCAGGATAAAATGAAACTGCAAAAAGATCTGGAAGCcgctgaaataaaaatacgcgAGGCACGTACCGCGCAGAATGAAGAGAAAACGCGAAGATTAGCTGCCGAACGTAGTGTCGAGCAATTAGAATCCGAGACAAGTGACATAGAAAGTGAAAGAAATAGTCTTATCACTCAGAGGGACCAATACAAGAAACTCGCTCAAGAGCTTAGTGCACAAATAAAAGAGTTGACAACAAAATGCGGTGAAATGGAGTACGATCTTTCGGAAATGGGTCGTGCTTTAGAAGCCGCTAAAGCAGAATCGAGAGTCGTGAAAGAGGAAAGCAGTGAATACTTGACGAGAGTGCACGAATTGAAAGAAGCGAATTTCGGACTTATGACTGATCTACAGAGTAGCATGGATCAATGTCAAGAACTGAGATCGAGGATAGTAGAATTGGAGAACGTCGTGGAAGAAATGAGACAATTTTATCAGGAGAGAGAAGTAAAGGCTGAAGGTACTCGGCAACAACAGActaaattaatcgattatttacaattgaaaTTGGAAGAATGCagtaagaagaaaaagacCATGTGCGATAAAATACTCGGcaagcaaaaagaaaatatgccTCCTATTGGTACAAGCATGCCTGTGGGATATCGGGAATTGGAGAATCAACTAGCTAAAGAACGAGCAAAGGTGAAGACATTGAcagatcaattattaattcagaAAGCTAAAAGCACTTCCATCTCCGCATCTGCACCTACCTCCCCTACAGCACCTGCAGAATGCGAAAGCAAGAGAATAAAAGATGTTACAGAGACTAGCAATTCATTTATGAAACGATTATCTCCGCAAAGCATAGGACATAACATTCCGCATAGATTCAATGTAGGATTACCTATGCGCGCAGGAAAATGTGCGGCTTGTCCGAAGGCTATACAATTTGGAAGACGCGCTGCGACCTGCAGCAAGTGTCAAATCATGACGCATTTGGAGTGCGCAGTGTCTGTACCTGTAACTTGTAGTCTACCGAACGATTTTCCGAATTATTATCACAAAACTCTTGGAGACAGCAATGAGAGTTTATCGTCAATAGGAGATAGCGTCCAAACATTAGCGATAGATCAGCCGGACAAACCGGAAGAAGTG ATTTCGCAAAGTGTAACAAGGTGCAACGAAAATGAAAGTTCCATGGAAGGATGGATGAAAGTACCTGGTAGATCAAAATCTTGTtgggagagaaaatatttgaagatgGAAGGATCATGTTTGTGCATCTACGAACATCAGCCATGTGCAGGGATGACACCGATCAATCGTTTACATTTAACGGAAAACAATGGTTTTAACGTTTTCGAGATGGTACAGCATCCTGATGTACCAGGAACGGCAAAGTCTGATATTCCGTTCGTCTTTAGAATCGAATCGAATTCCGCAACGACTTGTTGGCCTTCGTCTAGATTGGACATTATGGCTCTGAGTCAAGCTGACAAAAGAAATTGGCTTAAAGCTCTAAAGGCTGTTACCGGTCAAAATTCATATGCTATAcccaaatataaaaagtatcatACTATGCTCAGATTAGAAAAACATCAG TTGGATTTGAACTGTGTCGTTGATTTGGGTGTGGAAAATGCACTTTTGTTGGGCGCAAAAGAGGGCCTATTTTCATATTGCGCCTCTAAATCTCAAACGCTCACTACTATACGTGGAGTCAAGCAAATACATCAGCTCTCTTTACATCACCACTTGGATCTGGCTTTAATGATTGCCGGTGAATACAGAGAATTGGTGTACTGCAACTTGCGACTATTGAAGAATAATGCTTTAGCCGCCGATTGTTCTAAACCAGCGATTAATACGAAGAGCGTATTATCTACTTCCGATAGTTGCCATCTGTATCAATTACAAGGCGAGATACTGTGCGCCGCAACTGCATCTCATGTAAT aTTGTTTAAATGGAAAATCGAAGAAGATTCGGGAAAATTTGTCGGACTTCGCGAGCTTGAAACTCAAGAGCCTTGCAGTTGTGTCACATTTACATCAAATCTCCTTATTATAGGATGTCACAAATTCTTCCAGATTGATTTACAAACTTATAGTGTAGATG AATTCCCAGAAGAAGACAATAGTTCTATTAAAGCAGCGCTCACGGGTGCAGCTAAACTTGGCATATTTCCTGTTTGCGTtttgaatatttctaataCACATGGCACGGCAGAGCTTCTATTATGCTATAATGAATTTGGTGTATTTGTAGACGAAAATGGTAGAAGAACTCGTGCCGTTGATCCAGTATGGAACCATTTACCATTTGCTTTTG catTCTGCAAcccatatttattcattattcatttctCATCTGTTGAGATTGTAAAACTCGATGCAGAAGCATACAATTTACCGGACAAAAGTCCTGAACGTATGTTAATTGAACTATCTAGTCCACGTTATCTAGGTACGGCGGGCTCGAAAGGAATTTACGTAGTGACTATAAATTCTTATCTTGAATTGCTGAAGATTGACGGTTTTTCCAATATGCCAATGTCGAACGGTAGTTTAACGAGTCTGGACACAtt agcTCAAGAAGATGAAAGTAGCTCGGAATTCAGTTTTACTTCGAGTTTAATGGAGGCTTTAGATGGACAAGGAAAAAAGGTACACTTCGGCGGAGTGCACAAATATTGA